In Persicimonas caeni, a single window of DNA contains:
- a CDS encoding acyl carrier protein has protein sequence MKEVVELVHRAIRAAAQNELPDRIQSHHSFLEDLGFDSLSLSVLTLELEALLGRPVLLNRWVERASSPSKLTVESLCEYLEGVAA, from the coding sequence ATGAAAGAAGTCGTCGAGTTGGTTCATCGTGCCATTCGGGCCGCCGCGCAAAACGAATTGCCCGACCGGATCCAGTCGCATCACTCCTTTCTCGAGGACCTCGGCTTCGACTCCCTGTCACTGTCGGTGCTGACTCTGGAGCTCGAAGCGCTCCTGGGCCGCCCGGTGCTGCTCAACCGCTGGGTCGAGCGCGCCTCGAGCCCCTCGAAGCTGACCGTCGAATCGCTGTGCGAATACCTCGAAGGAGTCGCCGCGTGA
- a CDS encoding enoyl-CoA hydratase/isomerase family protein: protein MSQTVKQPKTIHVYRRSRGVVEVELDTPGSEVNILTGAVVGEIYELLASLDASQVSALVFTSAKPRSFINGAQLMLASAVQSADSIFELTELLRRTYRAVAEFDAPTIAAVRGSCYGCGVEFSLCCDYRIAQNGADTTFYMTEIADYLNGPAFGSTQRLPRLLGIEHAIGFLLWGHRLWGDRAQQVGLIDRVLAEESFDAEVDAFVDAIIAGKVEPRAQVRQSTEELNRVREACLDEIDRLPKDYRRLYKDCLALLLHSALKQGPLEDDDFHRELRLAGESLVEPQAEAARSFLYLRQLAERVWVRQIPKRRGWLLGADTSDQTAARFADMLDRRDVSGVRRLGAGEATSADDRVFWLTSQPGEPPRLDAEVTPVGVCLDPIGAALEWTADVVVRRPFAHAEVDHWETRVPATGTRPLVEIATTPEGTAAIAPLFEYLDAAGHSVIVSTPEDAFAADTFMAAFVAPLVAYVADGGDASAVHTSLSRFGFVPSPLAELAGEADHDALLDLVRPQLPEHLRAEASTALEALLDASHTQSTAHPELVDAVVVSLLWATRRALAGGLLRHSTLADVICRELLGFPVGHASLCEYATVERVDSLLDESDTLGRWLAEPALEDARAFVDEGRNFYL from the coding sequence GTGAGTCAGACCGTCAAACAACCAAAGACAATTCACGTGTACCGACGCTCGCGTGGCGTGGTCGAAGTCGAACTCGACACGCCGGGAAGCGAGGTCAACATCTTGACCGGCGCGGTCGTCGGCGAGATCTACGAGCTGCTCGCCTCGCTCGACGCCTCGCAGGTCTCGGCGCTCGTCTTCACCAGCGCCAAGCCGCGAAGCTTCATCAACGGTGCCCAACTCATGCTCGCCAGCGCGGTGCAGTCGGCCGACAGCATCTTCGAGCTGACCGAGTTGCTACGCCGCACCTACCGGGCGGTCGCCGAGTTCGACGCCCCCACGATCGCGGCGGTTCGCGGCTCCTGTTACGGCTGCGGGGTGGAGTTCTCGCTCTGCTGTGACTACCGCATCGCCCAGAACGGCGCCGACACCACGTTCTACATGACCGAGATCGCCGACTACCTCAACGGACCGGCCTTCGGCAGCACCCAGCGTCTTCCTCGCCTGCTCGGCATCGAACACGCCATCGGGTTTTTGTTGTGGGGCCACCGTCTGTGGGGCGACCGCGCCCAGCAGGTCGGCCTCATCGACCGGGTGCTCGCAGAAGAGAGCTTCGACGCCGAGGTCGACGCTTTCGTCGACGCGATTATCGCCGGGAAGGTCGAACCGCGCGCACAGGTGCGCCAATCCACCGAAGAGCTGAACCGCGTGCGCGAGGCGTGCCTCGACGAGATCGACCGACTCCCCAAGGACTACCGACGCCTCTACAAAGACTGCCTGGCGTTGCTTCTCCACTCGGCGCTCAAGCAGGGCCCGCTCGAGGACGACGACTTCCACCGAGAGCTGCGTCTGGCCGGCGAGAGTCTCGTCGAACCGCAGGCCGAAGCCGCGCGCTCGTTTTTGTACCTTCGCCAGCTCGCCGAGCGCGTCTGGGTGCGCCAGATTCCGAAGCGCCGCGGATGGCTGCTCGGAGCCGACACATCGGACCAAACCGCCGCCCGCTTCGCCGACATGCTCGACCGGCGCGACGTCTCCGGCGTGCGACGACTGGGCGCCGGCGAGGCTACGTCGGCCGACGACCGGGTGTTCTGGCTGACCAGCCAACCGGGCGAGCCTCCTCGGCTCGACGCCGAGGTGACTCCGGTCGGCGTCTGCCTCGACCCCATCGGCGCCGCGCTCGAATGGACGGCCGACGTCGTCGTGCGCCGCCCCTTCGCTCACGCCGAGGTCGATCACTGGGAGACGCGCGTCCCGGCTACCGGCACCCGGCCGCTGGTCGAGATCGCGACGACGCCCGAGGGCACCGCGGCCATCGCGCCGCTGTTCGAGTACCTCGACGCCGCCGGCCACTCGGTCATCGTGAGTACACCTGAGGACGCGTTCGCTGCCGACACCTTCATGGCCGCCTTTGTGGCACCGCTGGTTGCCTACGTCGCCGATGGCGGTGACGCGAGCGCCGTGCACACCTCGCTGAGCCGGTTTGGCTTTGTCCCCTCGCCGCTTGCGGAGTTGGCCGGCGAAGCCGACCACGACGCGCTGCTCGACCTGGTGCGCCCGCAACTTCCCGAGCACCTTCGCGCGGAGGCGAGCACCGCTCTCGAGGCGTTGCTCGACGCATCGCACACCCAGTCCACCGCGCACCCCGAACTCGTCGACGCCGTCGTCGTCTCCTTGCTGTGGGCCACGCGTCGCGCACTGGCAGGAGGGCTGCTTCGCCACAGCACCTTGGCCGACGTGATCTGCCGAGAGCTGCTCGGCTTCCCGGTCGGCCACGCCAGCCTCTGTGAGTACGCCACCGTCGAGCGCGTCGACTCACTCCTGGACGAGTCCGACACGCTCGGGCGCTGGTTGGCCGAGCCCGCCCTCGAGGATGCCCGCGCCTTTGTCGACGAAGGTCGCAATTTTTACCTTTGA
- a CDS encoding cyclase family protein, producing the protein MNLLDEVCFEVDGESYRADMSRVWDLAIRLDFDGPQPNAFHLGEARAKAVEAGDFVGDTRLGGSANCADVHLNPHGNGTHTECVGHIVDEPVAVGELAKTPLMPAVVLSVPLVSFADSGESYGGKHADDDRVITRHALESAFAEIEAPAAFCQAAVLRTLPNSPDKTGRRYSGTNPPYPTSDAIAWLREMGCEHVVLDLPSLDREDDGGILPNHHQFFGVPQGEHSLAGAEPSTHTVTEMAFVSDEVADGIWLLDLQLPRFALDAAPSRPLLVEVIPS; encoded by the coding sequence ATGAACCTGCTCGACGAAGTCTGCTTCGAGGTCGATGGCGAGTCGTACCGCGCCGATATGAGCCGCGTGTGGGACCTCGCCATCCGCCTCGACTTCGACGGCCCCCAGCCCAACGCTTTCCACCTGGGCGAGGCCCGCGCAAAGGCCGTCGAAGCCGGCGACTTCGTCGGCGACACCCGCCTGGGCGGCAGCGCCAACTGCGCCGACGTCCACCTCAACCCACACGGCAACGGCACCCACACCGAATGCGTCGGCCACATCGTCGACGAGCCGGTCGCCGTGGGCGAGCTCGCCAAGACGCCGCTGATGCCGGCGGTGGTGCTGAGCGTCCCACTCGTCTCCTTCGCCGATTCGGGCGAAAGCTACGGCGGCAAACACGCCGACGACGATCGCGTCATCACCCGACACGCCCTCGAATCCGCCTTCGCCGAAATCGAGGCCCCGGCAGCGTTCTGCCAGGCAGCTGTCCTCCGCACGCTACCCAACTCGCCGGACAAAACCGGGCGTCGCTACAGCGGCACGAACCCGCCCTACCCCACCTCGGACGCCATCGCCTGGCTGCGCGAGATGGGCTGCGAGCACGTCGTGCTCGACCTGCCGTCGCTCGACCGCGAGGACGACGGCGGCATCCTGCCGAATCACCACCAGTTCTTCGGTGTGCCCCAAGGCGAGCACTCCCTCGCCGGCGCCGAGCCCTCGACGCACACCGTCACCGAGATGGCCTTCGTCTCTGACGAAGTCGCCGACGGCATCTGGCTTCTCGACCTGCAACTGCCGCGCTTCGCGCTCGATGCTGCGCCCTCTCGGCCACTTCTGGTCGAAGTCATCCCTTCGTGA
- a CDS encoding cytochrome P450: protein MPMPPSPSMSPREQTFGWMTRPYELLARCRQEVGDVFTIDFRGHGQYVLFSDPEHIHQILTGDPAVFHAANGLLEPFLGAHSLLLLEEERHKRERRLMMPHFSRRQIHGWGDQIEEVADRMIDGWRVGEEMPMRETAQSVALGLIDRLVFGLDGEANHDRHDALHRCFDEILSHPHFNIALIGQFGERLAGSPAWQQLQESLAEMDRLVREEIAERRATGRRGDDIMSLLMDAEYEDGESLSDDELRDELVTLLATGHETTATSLAWAVHWVWSHPPVLERLRAELATLGPDASPSQIAELDYLQSVVLETLRINPVVPIIARELQEPVQIAGYELPAGVTVAPVIYLLHRREDLYDEPGQFRPSRFLERDYKHNEFMPFGGGVRRCLGMHLALYELQILLARIATRVELRLCDEEEVRPVRRMVTIAPSGGVRFEVERVGA from the coding sequence ATGCCGATGCCGCCGTCTCCGTCGATGTCCCCGCGCGAGCAGACCTTTGGTTGGATGACGCGTCCCTACGAACTGCTGGCCCGGTGTCGGCAAGAGGTGGGCGACGTGTTCACGATCGACTTTCGGGGCCACGGCCAATACGTGCTCTTCTCGGACCCCGAGCATATCCATCAGATTCTGACTGGAGATCCGGCGGTATTTCACGCCGCCAACGGCCTGCTGGAGCCCTTCCTGGGGGCGCACTCGCTGTTGTTGCTCGAAGAGGAGCGTCACAAGCGCGAGCGTCGACTGATGATGCCGCACTTCTCGCGTCGCCAGATTCATGGCTGGGGCGACCAGATCGAAGAGGTGGCCGACCGCATGATCGACGGGTGGCGTGTCGGCGAGGAGATGCCGATGCGCGAGACGGCGCAGTCGGTGGCGTTGGGCCTGATTGATCGGCTGGTGTTCGGCCTCGACGGCGAGGCCAACCACGACCGACACGACGCGTTGCATCGCTGCTTCGATGAGATCTTGAGCCATCCTCACTTCAACATCGCGCTGATCGGCCAATTCGGCGAGCGCCTGGCGGGATCGCCGGCGTGGCAGCAGCTCCAAGAGTCACTGGCCGAGATGGACCGGCTGGTGCGCGAGGAGATCGCCGAGCGACGCGCCACGGGCCGACGCGGCGACGACATCATGAGCCTATTGATGGACGCCGAGTACGAGGACGGCGAGTCGTTGAGCGACGACGAGCTGCGCGACGAGCTGGTCACCTTGCTGGCCACCGGCCACGAGACGACGGCGACCTCGCTGGCGTGGGCAGTGCACTGGGTCTGGTCCCACCCGCCGGTGCTCGAGCGGCTGCGCGCCGAGCTGGCCACGCTCGGCCCCGACGCCTCCCCGAGCCAAATCGCCGAGCTCGACTACCTGCAGAGCGTCGTCCTGGAGACGCTGCGCATCAACCCGGTGGTGCCGATCATCGCCCGCGAGTTGCAAGAACCGGTGCAGATCGCCGGCTACGAGTTGCCCGCCGGGGTGACCGTCGCCCCGGTGATCTACCTGTTGCACCGCCGCGAAGATCTGTACGACGAGCCCGGGCAGTTTCGGCCGTCACGCTTTCTGGAGCGCGACTACAAGCACAATGAATTCATGCCCTTTGGCGGCGGGGTGCGCCGCTGCCTGGGGATGCACCTGGCCCTCTACGAGCTCCAGATCCTTTTGGCGCGCATCGCCACGCGCGTCGAGCTGCGCCTGTGCGACGAGGAGGAGGTGCGTCCGGTGCGCCGCATGGTCACCATCGCGCCGTCGGGCGGGGTGCGCTTCGAGGTCGAGCGGGTCGGCGCCTGA
- a CDS encoding 3-hydroxyanthranilate 3,4-dioxygenase: MGSIIPPINFKQWIEDNRHLLKPPVGNKKIWEDTDFDVFIVGGPNERKDYHINQSEEFFYMIEGDMTLKIVENDEFRDLPIREGEIFLLPKGIPHSPQREANTVGLVIEHKRPEGVEDGLRWYCDECGEVLHEEFFYLTDIVGQLKKAIQDFWASDEKRTCENCGAYMEKP, from the coding sequence ATGGGAAGCATCATCCCACCGATCAACTTCAAGCAGTGGATCGAGGACAACCGCCACCTGCTCAAGCCCCCGGTCGGCAACAAGAAGATCTGGGAGGACACCGACTTCGACGTCTTCATCGTCGGCGGTCCCAACGAGCGCAAAGACTACCACATCAACCAGAGCGAAGAGTTCTTCTACATGATCGAGGGGGACATGACCCTCAAGATCGTCGAGAACGACGAGTTTCGCGACCTGCCCATCCGCGAAGGCGAGATCTTCTTGCTCCCCAAGGGCATCCCGCACTCCCCGCAGCGCGAGGCGAATACGGTCGGTCTGGTCATCGAGCACAAGCGCCCTGAGGGCGTCGAGGATGGGCTGCGCTGGTACTGCGACGAGTGCGGCGAAGTCTTGCACGAGGAGTTCTTCTACCTGACCGACATCGTCGGCCAGCTCAAGAAGGCGATCCAAGACTTCTGGGCCAGCGACGAGAAGCGAACGTGTGAGAATTGCGGCGCGTACATGGAGAAGCCATGA
- a CDS encoding amidohydrolase family protein → MKIDIHAHILPKTWPDLRERYGYGGFIRLEHTGTGCAKMMKDDEFFRAVEPNLWDPKVRVEECDKHGVDVQVLSTVPVMFSYWAKPADTHDLSKILNDHIADCVAQFPKRYMGLGTVPMQAPERAAQELDRCINDLDMVGVEIGTHIGEWNLDDEALDPFWEAANDLNAAVFVHPWDMMGFDDMPNYWLPWLVSMPAETSRAICSLMMGGVLEKYPNIRFAFAHGGGEFPATIGRIQHGFNVRPDLCQTRTKTSPTDLIDRIYIDSLVHDPRALKYTVEVMGHERIALGTDYPFPLGELQPGQLIEKVDFLTAEVKERMLSGTALEWAGRERTAYETDASRAHSESIGFEIADSCCAEHAAAAKTPAQ, encoded by the coding sequence ATGAAAATCGACATCCACGCCCATATCCTCCCCAAAACGTGGCCCGACCTGCGCGAGCGCTACGGCTACGGCGGGTTCATTCGCCTCGAGCACACCGGCACCGGCTGCGCGAAGATGATGAAGGACGACGAGTTCTTCCGCGCCGTCGAGCCGAACCTGTGGGACCCGAAGGTGCGCGTCGAGGAGTGTGACAAGCACGGGGTCGACGTGCAGGTCCTGTCGACGGTGCCGGTCATGTTCAGCTACTGGGCCAAGCCCGCCGACACCCACGACCTGTCGAAGATCCTGAACGACCACATCGCCGACTGCGTCGCCCAATTTCCCAAGCGCTACATGGGCCTGGGCACCGTGCCGATGCAGGCGCCCGAGCGCGCCGCCCAGGAGCTCGACCGCTGCATCAACGACCTCGACATGGTCGGCGTCGAGATCGGCACCCATATCGGCGAGTGGAACCTCGACGACGAGGCGCTCGACCCGTTTTGGGAGGCGGCCAACGACCTGAACGCGGCGGTCTTCGTGCACCCATGGGACATGATGGGCTTTGACGACATGCCCAACTACTGGCTGCCGTGGCTGGTGAGCATGCCCGCCGAGACCAGCCGCGCGATCTGCTCGCTGATGATGGGCGGCGTGCTCGAGAAGTACCCGAATATCCGGTTCGCGTTCGCCCACGGCGGCGGCGAGTTCCCGGCGACCATCGGCCGCATCCAGCACGGCTTCAACGTGCGCCCCGACCTGTGTCAGACGCGCACCAAGACCTCGCCGACCGACCTCATCGACCGCATTTACATCGACTCGCTGGTCCACGACCCGCGCGCGCTCAAATACACCGTCGAGGTCATGGGCCACGAGCGCATCGCGCTGGGCACCGACTACCCGTTCCCGCTGGGCGAATTGCAGCCCGGCCAGCTCATCGAGAAGGTCGACTTCCTCACCGCCGAGGTCAAAGAGCGCATGCTCAGCGGCACCGCGCTCGAGTGGGCCGGCCGCGAGCGCACCGCCTACGAGACCGACGCCAGCCGCGCGCACTCCGAGTCGATCGGCTTCGAGATAGCCGACAGCTGCTGCGCCGAGCACGCAGCGGCCGCCAAGACGCCAGCTCAATAA
- the kynU gene encoding kynureninase yields the protein MSHEPTLEYAQKLDQEDRLAKFRGEFHFPVQDNGEPFVYLCGNSLGLQPKGVRADIDGELEDWAKLGVEGHFDGRDPWYSYHEKFSRMLTDIVGGRPDEIVVMNSLTTNLHLMMVSFYRPTEERYKILMEGGAFPSDHYAVDSQADFHGFDPKDAVIKVEPRDGEETLRHEDILEAIEEHGDELALVMLGGVNYYTGQLFDLEAITEAGHTVGATVGFDLAHAVGNAPLKLHEWGVDFAVWCHYKYLNAGPGATGGAFVHDRWAEDAELPRFAGWWGYDPETRFEMLPEFKPMRGAGGWQLSNAPVFSMAPLKASLKLFNEAGMPALRRKSLGLTDYLLYLIDEMPSGSFEVITPRAPKRRGSQVSLKATRDGRKLFDALQENGVICDYREPDVIRLAPVPLYNSYEDVWKFCDILRRTLASD from the coding sequence ATGTCGCACGAACCCACGCTCGAGTACGCCCAAAAGCTCGACCAAGAAGATCGCCTCGCCAAGTTTCGCGGCGAGTTCCACTTTCCCGTTCAGGATAACGGAGAGCCGTTCGTCTACCTGTGCGGAAACTCGCTGGGCTTGCAGCCCAAGGGTGTGCGCGCCGACATCGACGGGGAGCTCGAGGATTGGGCGAAGTTGGGCGTCGAGGGGCATTTCGACGGGCGGGACCCGTGGTACTCGTACCACGAGAAATTCTCGAGGATGCTCACCGATATCGTCGGCGGCCGGCCCGACGAGATCGTGGTCATGAACTCGCTGACCACGAACCTGCACCTGATGATGGTCTCGTTCTACCGGCCGACCGAAGAGCGCTACAAAATCCTGATGGAGGGCGGCGCGTTCCCGTCGGACCACTACGCGGTCGACAGCCAGGCCGATTTCCACGGGTTCGACCCCAAGGACGCGGTCATCAAGGTCGAGCCGCGTGACGGCGAAGAGACGCTTCGCCACGAAGATATCCTGGAGGCGATCGAGGAGCACGGCGACGAGCTGGCGCTCGTGATGCTCGGCGGGGTGAACTACTACACCGGCCAGCTCTTCGACCTCGAGGCGATCACCGAGGCCGGCCACACGGTGGGCGCGACGGTGGGCTTCGACCTGGCGCACGCGGTCGGCAATGCGCCGCTGAAGCTACACGAGTGGGGCGTCGATTTTGCGGTGTGGTGTCACTACAAGTACCTGAACGCCGGGCCGGGAGCGACCGGCGGCGCGTTCGTGCACGACCGGTGGGCCGAGGACGCCGAGCTTCCGCGTTTTGCAGGCTGGTGGGGCTACGATCCCGAGACGCGCTTCGAGATGCTGCCCGAGTTCAAGCCGATGCGCGGCGCGGGTGGCTGGCAGTTGTCGAACGCGCCGGTCTTCTCGATGGCGCCGCTCAAAGCGTCACTAAAACTGTTCAACGAGGCGGGCATGCCCGCGCTGCGACGCAAGTCGCTCGGGCTGACCGACTACCTGCTCTACCTCATCGACGAGATGCCGTCGGGGAGCTTCGAGGTGATCACCCCGCGCGCGCCGAAACGACGTGGAAGCCAAGTCTCGCTCAAAGCGACGCGAGACGGCCGAAAGCTCTTCGACGCGCTGCAGGAAAACGGTGTGATTTGCGACTATCGAGAGCCCGACGTCATCCGCCTGGCTCCCGTACCGCTGTACAACTCCTACGAGGATGTCTGGAAATTCTGCGACATTCTTCGTCGCACGCTCGCTAGCGATTAA
- a CDS encoding AMP-binding protein — MQSVLVSKASDSSESDSSEEVVWRRAEGWQDKVPQSVWDALPDPEESLPAIFARRYEEDPTAVALHVVSLAGAELDAAPITFEQLWERVHRAAALLDARGVEAGDRVVLSLDGIADFVAFFLASMGLQAIPVPLPPVTELRMPQAFIERIESVCQDCRPRVLVGDLPERWADLELDGGIVEIFVDANNLADADAAEITLDFDCELSQPAYLQYTSGSTGHPKGVVVTHGNAVANLRASTLGGHFSPADRSFSWLPLFHDMGLIGGPLLGLFVGFAPYLMRPSDFVTRPDSWLRGVEQFGATFIVAPNFAYAVAARKLPDRLVEGLDLSSVRLAFNGAEPIDHRTVKAFLERFAPCGFDPQAFFPVYGLAEATLSVAFPSPGETVRYDSVSRTGLAAEQLAEPADAEAASTATFVGVGRIVPEHDLIIRDLDTDRALDARQVGEICVRGPSVSPRYYEVDAEDDTAREELRTGDMGYVADGQLYVVDRIKDLIIVAGQNYAPSDIERHIGRLGGARKGRVVALTRTDETLGTEQLVVVCEVSPGHLRPLDELSDTIKRVVKRHFGLSVAELALVPPGSIPKTSSGKIKRRTTQQLLDAGRLDSMREPRVRVRETLRHLKKTGTRVALHWIQQLRAKSPIH, encoded by the coding sequence ATGCAGTCTGTGCTCGTATCAAAAGCGTCGGACTCGTCCGAGTCCGACTCGTCTGAAGAAGTCGTCTGGCGTCGTGCCGAGGGTTGGCAGGACAAGGTCCCCCAATCGGTCTGGGACGCGCTGCCCGATCCCGAGGAGAGCCTGCCGGCCATCTTCGCACGGCGCTACGAAGAGGACCCGACAGCGGTCGCCCTCCACGTGGTGAGCTTGGCCGGCGCCGAGCTCGACGCTGCGCCGATCACGTTCGAGCAGTTGTGGGAGCGCGTCCACCGCGCCGCCGCCCTGCTCGACGCGCGCGGCGTCGAAGCGGGCGATCGGGTGGTGCTCTCGCTCGACGGCATCGCCGACTTCGTCGCGTTCTTTCTGGCGTCGATGGGCCTGCAGGCCATCCCGGTGCCGCTGCCGCCGGTCACCGAGCTGCGCATGCCGCAGGCGTTCATCGAGCGCATCGAGTCGGTCTGCCAGGACTGCCGCCCGCGGGTCCTCGTGGGTGATTTGCCCGAGCGCTGGGCCGATCTCGAGCTCGACGGCGGCATCGTCGAGATCTTCGTCGACGCGAACAACCTCGCCGACGCCGACGCCGCCGAGATCACGCTCGACTTCGACTGCGAGCTCTCTCAACCGGCGTACCTGCAGTACACCTCCGGGAGCACCGGCCACCCCAAGGGCGTCGTCGTCACCCACGGCAACGCGGTCGCCAACCTGCGCGCGAGCACCCTGGGCGGGCATTTCTCGCCGGCCGACCGCTCGTTCTCGTGGCTGCCGCTCTTCCACGACATGGGGCTGATCGGCGGGCCGCTGTTGGGGCTGTTCGTTGGATTCGCCCCCTACTTGATGCGCCCGTCCGACTTCGTGACCCGACCCGACAGTTGGCTTCGCGGCGTCGAGCAATTCGGCGCGACCTTCATCGTCGCGCCCAACTTCGCCTACGCCGTGGCCGCCCGAAAGCTGCCCGACCGGCTCGTCGAGGGACTCGACCTGTCGTCGGTGCGCCTGGCCTTCAACGGCGCCGAGCCCATCGACCACCGCACGGTCAAAGCCTTTTTGGAGCGCTTCGCCCCCTGTGGGTTCGACCCGCAGGCGTTCTTCCCGGTCTACGGGCTCGCCGAGGCGACCCTGTCGGTGGCGTTTCCCTCGCCGGGCGAGACGGTGCGCTACGACAGCGTCAGCCGCACGGGGCTCGCCGCCGAGCAACTCGCCGAGCCGGCCGACGCCGAGGCGGCCTCCACGGCGACCTTCGTGGGTGTGGGGCGTATCGTGCCGGAACACGACCTGATCATTCGCGACCTCGACACCGACCGGGCGCTCGACGCGCGGCAGGTCGGCGAGATCTGCGTGCGCGGCCCCTCGGTCTCCCCGCGCTACTACGAGGTGGACGCCGAGGACGACACGGCCCGCGAGGAGCTTCGCACCGGCGACATGGGCTACGTGGCCGACGGCCAACTCTACGTGGTCGACCGAATCAAAGACCTGATCATCGTGGCCGGTCAGAACTACGCCCCGAGCGACATCGAACGCCACATCGGCCGACTGGGCGGCGCGCGCAAAGGCCGCGTGGTCGCGCTGACGCGCACCGACGAGACCCTCGGCACGGAGCAGTTGGTGGTCGTCTGCGAGGTCTCGCCCGGTCACCTGCGCCCGCTGGACGAGCTGAGCGACACCATCAAGCGGGTGGTCAAACGCCACTTCGGGCTGAGCGTTGCAGAGCTCGCGTTGGTGCCTCCGGGGAGTATCCCGAAGACATCGAGTGGCAAGATCAAACGGCGCACCACCCAACAACTGCTCGACGCCGGCCGCCTCGACTCGATGCGCGAGCCGCGAGTCCGTGTGCGCGAGACGCTTCGCCACCTCAAGAAGACCGGCACGCGCGTCGCCCTGCACTGGATACAGCAGCTTCGCGCCAAAAGCCCAATCCACTGA